A stretch of Kyrpidia spormannii DNA encodes these proteins:
- the obgE gene encoding GTPase ObgE codes for MWIDTAAIYVKGGDGGNGIVSFRREKYVPMGGPAGGDGGRGGDVVLQVDEGLRTLIDFRYQRHFKAERGENGKPKNQHGKSAEDLVIKVPPGTVVRDRESGRILGDLTRHGQRLVVARGGRGGRGNTHYATPQNKAPRMAENGEPGEERWIVLELKVLADVGLVGLPSVGKSTLLASVTAAKPKIADYPFTTLSPNLGVVDVGDGRSFVMADLPGLIEGAHAGHGLGHQFLRHVERTRVIVHVVDMASPEGRDPYADWKQINEELRLYDPRLLERVQIVAANKMDLPGAAERLQAFRKRVGDVPVFPISAATGEGVRELIYAVADLLDQMPAQEAVEEEPQGPVFRLEDDTFSVDREGEEFVVRGARVEKLVRMTPLDQYEAVHRLARILRKMGVDEALRRKGARDGDTVRIGGFVFEFVDEEGVEEEATPEE; via the coding sequence GGGACGGGGGCCGGGGCGGGGATGTGGTTCTGCAAGTGGATGAGGGACTGCGCACCCTCATCGACTTTCGTTACCAACGCCATTTTAAAGCAGAACGAGGAGAAAACGGAAAACCGAAGAATCAGCATGGGAAATCGGCCGAAGACCTGGTGATCAAAGTTCCCCCGGGGACCGTGGTGCGCGACCGGGAAAGCGGGCGGATCTTGGGTGATCTGACCCGGCATGGACAGCGCCTGGTAGTGGCCCGAGGTGGTCGAGGCGGGCGGGGGAACACCCATTATGCCACCCCTCAGAATAAAGCGCCGCGCATGGCGGAAAACGGGGAGCCCGGAGAAGAGCGCTGGATCGTGTTAGAACTGAAAGTGCTGGCAGACGTCGGGCTCGTCGGGTTACCGAGCGTAGGCAAATCGACGTTGTTGGCCTCGGTCACGGCGGCAAAGCCGAAGATTGCCGATTATCCGTTCACGACCCTTTCCCCCAACCTCGGTGTGGTGGATGTCGGGGACGGGCGAAGCTTCGTCATGGCCGATCTACCCGGGTTAATCGAGGGTGCCCACGCCGGTCACGGCCTCGGACACCAATTTCTGCGCCACGTGGAGCGCACCCGGGTCATCGTTCACGTGGTGGACATGGCGAGCCCCGAGGGCCGCGATCCCTACGCGGATTGGAAGCAGATCAATGAGGAGTTGCGCCTCTATGACCCGCGCCTACTGGAGCGGGTCCAAATCGTCGCCGCCAATAAAATGGATCTGCCCGGAGCCGCGGAGCGGCTTCAGGCATTCCGGAAGCGGGTGGGGGATGTGCCGGTGTTCCCGATTTCTGCGGCAACCGGTGAGGGGGTGCGGGAATTGATATACGCCGTGGCGGACCTCTTGGATCAAATGCCCGCCCAAGAGGCGGTGGAGGAAGAACCGCAAGGGCCGGTGTTTCGCCTGGAGGATGATACGTTTTCAGTGGATCGCGAAGGCGAGGAGTTTGTGGTGCGCGGCGCTCGGGTGGAAAAGTTGGTCCGCATGACTCCTCTTGATCAATACGAGGCGGTTCACCGCTTGGCCCGAATTCTGCGGAAGATGGGGGTGGATGAAGCTCTTCGCCGCAAAGGCGCCCGGGACGGGGATACGGTGCGAATCGGGGGGTTTGTCTTCGAGTTTGTCGATGAAGAGGGCGTAGAAGAGGAAGCAACTCCCGAGGAGTAG